One genomic window of Aethina tumida isolate Nest 87 chromosome 3, icAetTumi1.1, whole genome shotgun sequence includes the following:
- the LOC109603147 gene encoding AMME syndrome candidate gene 1 protein homolog: MASGCCGTKKQKLNNSSGVPSSNGVSSVANGISNGMAMVALPEMCFFCFDVLYCHLYNLAPPKTPSFSNDAYPLFVTWKIGKDKRLRGCIGTFNAMNLQSGLREYAITSAFKDSRFSPITRDEFPKLSVSVSILRHFEDGDDYLDWEVGVHGIRIEFINEKGNKRTATYLPEVASEQGWDQLQTIDSLLRKGGYKSAISSEVRRNIKLTRYQSEKITISYQEYMNHWNNANNQRC, translated from the exons ATGGCTTCTGGCTGCTGTGGtaccaaaaaacaaaaattgaacaattccTCCGGAGTCCCGTCATCGAACGGCGTTTCGTCAGTGGCGAACGGGATCAGCAACGGAATGGCCATGGTCGCTTTACCCGAGATGTGCTTCTTTTGTTTTGACGTGCTCTATTGCCATTTGTATAACCTCGCGCCACCGAAAACACCCTCGTTCAGCAATGATGCATA tccaTTGTTTGTAACATGGAAGATTGGAAAAGACAAGAGACTTCGTGGTTGCATTGGAACATTTAATGCCATGAATCTGCAATCTGGTCTCAGGGAGTATGCAATAACTAGTGCATTCAAGGACTCCAGATTCAGTCCCATAACCCGAGATGAATTCCCAAAGTTAAGTGTATCTGTGTCCATTTTAAGACATTTTGAGGATGGTGATGATTACTTGGACTGGGAAGTAGGTGTGCATGGTATCAGAATTGAGTTTATCAATGAAAAAGGCAATAAAAGGACTGCTACTTACTTGCCAGAGGTGGCTTCTGAGCaag GATGGGACCAGCTACAGACGATTGATAGTCTGCTACGCAAGGGTGGTTACAAATCGGCAATCTCGAGCGAGGTGCGGCGTAACATTAAACTGACGCGCTACCAAAGTGAGAAGATAACCATCAGTTACCAAGAGTACATGAACCACTGGAACAACGCCAACAACCAAAGGTGCTAG